The window attttgttggtttttgtgtGATATTTTGCTTTTTCTGCCAGAAGATGAAGGATGATTCCGATGGTGATAAGAAGCAGCAGATTCATCACATCCAAAATCTCTACGCCTTCAATCTGTTTTGCCAGAAGAGATTCGATGACTCCATGCAGGTGTTTGCCAAACTCGGCACAGGTAAAGGTTCGCAGCTGAAGTTTTTCTGTTCAGGCCTCGTTTGTTAAACGGAGCTGCGATTCGATTTTAAAACGATTATCGATGCATCAAAGAGTTTTGATTTTATacatgatttattgtttttatcactgTGTGACTAtaggtgtgcatcttcactgGCCTCATGAtttatactttaaaaaatattttagactgttactgttgtgtgcgctgtaatttacaaaattagcttttcaattaaaaaaccTGACTACAACAGTCAGTCTATAACACTAGTCAGTGCTCTCCACGTTAATTTGAaactagggctgcaactaattcTGATAGTCGATTAATCTATCGATTATTGAAACGATTAATCGACTAATCGGattatgaatcacacaaatACTCAAAGCCATCAGCTTTTAAGTTTAGCTTGAGGTTGTTCGCTGCATGTGATGACtgacaataaagacaataaagatcgatacttcattcaaaaatgtcttttaataaactttgctgcatattaGGCTACTACTGATACAAAAATAAcgaaaaataaattttaattcAAGTTTCCCTTTTTCACGCACTATGACGTAAACCAACGAATCATCGACTATTAAATTCTAATGAAAGTTTTCTCTCCACTCAGACTCCAGCAGAGGAACGGTCATTAATTCAAACATCATGttgctcttctcttctttcgTCGTGGtccaaacattttaaagcaaattgCTTCCAGAAAGCAAAGTAAACCAAACAAATGGTAGCAGAGAGCTTAGTGAAAACCAGGTGACCTTTGTGGTTACAAGTAAACCGAGTGAGGAATGAGCTTTGAAACACTTAACTCTTACCTACATCAAAGAATCTAATGATCAAAGGATAACAATGTTTCAATTGCATCCCAGAATTCCGATGTGTAAATTTGTGACATTGATCTTATTAAACCAGCTGTATCTATGGCAACAATAGACcataataagataaaaaataaaattagaaaTAAAGCATTCTATATAATAGAACCCTTCTCTGTCGCTCACACTAACTGaaccacatttatttagttattaatcgacGGTGTTTAATCATGAATCTGGATCGTTCTGGTCACTGcctcttgtgttgtgtgtagcagatgaactatttactatttaaatatttgtctcCTAAACTCCggaacaaatcaacaaacacaaaataacgtCTGATTAgagttggtgtttattgttaaagtgtaaagtgagtgcaggtcagcggGAGGTTGGAGGGACgacactcagacagagactctgacgCGGTAAAAGATGACCAGACCTTTTAATGTTGAAGGAATAAAACTTAAGAAATCCCTCCTGTGCTCTGCAGATCCCACACATGTGATCGGACTGTACCCGGACCTGCTCCCAGCTGACTACCGCAAACAGCTGCACTATCCCAACCCACTGCCTACGCTGTCCGGGGCAGAGCTGGAGAAGGCTCACCTCGCTCTTATTGATTACCTCAcccaggtctgtgtgtgtgtgacgccCTTCAGATTTTAGCTTTAAATCCGGCTctagataaacacaaacatttttgtaacatcataataaaaacatgactggCAAAGATAAAGGAAAGTGAGAAACTTCAaatctacattttctttttctactgtTCTTACAGAAACGCAGCCACCTGGTGAAACAGCTGAACGACTCGAGCCCTTCCACAACATCTCCACTCATGGAGGGAACGCCAACTATTAAAAGCCGCAAAAAACTCCTGCAGATCATTGATACCACTCTGCTGAAGTGTTACCTACATGTGAGCCGACCATCTTCTTATTTTTCACGCTTTTACTTGACATATTGAGATATTTACTTAAATATCATAAAtgttgaccactgaaatctaatgcATGCAGGCTAACGGtcctggttggcagaggcatataatacgttttatattattttgcaATTTTCTATCCTGCAATTGAATACAAAGTCAGAAATTATGAATTGAATAACACCTTTTGTAAGAGTGATTTTTATCTCCTGCTTTCCCTCACAGTGTAGCTGTAGGGATACACACAGGGAAGTTGGACAAACCTGGGACAAACTCTAACCATGCATCACTAACATTATGCTCTTTGATTTACAGCCAATCTGGAATCGTAAGCGAACTTAGTCCAAATGTTTATATCAACGCATACAAATTATATCAGCTCTTAAAAACTTGGCAGTCATCACCGTCCACttagagcaaaaataaaacgATGATTTCATAAGTCGGTAATTCTCAACGCTCATAGAAACTGGCACCAACACTGGGCAGTTCACTGCACCGCACATGTAGCCAGATGGCTCCTGTGTTAAACTGCTCATTGGCAGATTTACTTTGATGTAACACAAGCTGAGTCACTGTTGAACatagtgtgtgtgactgtcacTCAGTAATCTGTGAGTCAAACTTCATCAATGGAGTGTTGGAAGGATGAATGAGATCACAGTTATGAGCCTCCGAAGTAAGTTTCTGCACAGAACGGGAAACAGTCTTTGTCTTATTTCTCCGTGCAGAAATGTGCATGTTCATCTGATGTGTGCGATTCAGGGAAAATGCTACCAGGTGCTTCCTTTTTTAGAGGCACAACAACCTCTGTTCAATCAGTGGAACTCCCAGCACAGACCAAGATGATGCTGGATGGAGAAGACGGGACTGACTGGAGATCCTCTAGGATCGGGCTTCAGAGGGCCGAGCATCTGCAGCagattatttaaatgaataacaCATCGTGGGGCAGAGAGGATCGACTAAGACTTGTCGTCTTTGTGTGAAACACTACCTGAACTCTTAAGGGTTGGATGGATATATGTTCATGTTGTGTAATCTCCTCTGATCCTCCCCTCTCTTCAGACCAACGTGGCCCTGGTGTCCCCCCTCCTGCGCCTGGAGAACAACCACTGCCACATCGAGGAGAGCGAGTACGTTCTCAAGAAGGCTCACAAGTACAGCGAGCTGATTATTCTTTATGAGAAGAAGGGCCTGCACCAGAAAGGTAAGATGTTCAACCACCTGTGCTGCAAGTTGTCCATGTATCATTGAGTACAATCTGCAGAGAGAAGCCGTTAATAAAGACATCGCTTGTCTGGTCTCCTCTTGCAGTTATGACAAGTGGAAGACAGATCTTTGGGGATGTCCACAGTCATTTTCAAGTTTTAAGACCCCTTATATGAACTTATATGAATCATATTCAGACATATTGTGTATGTACATACTGTAAGATGAGTTTATTTTGGTTCACTTTCCCTCGAAGTGTCTTTCATTAGGATGAGTTAACTGAAATCTTTGAGTATTTTAAAGAAATCTGTTGTCAGACCTTCCACAGTAGGTGAAACTTATTTAGTTGACAATGGATTAGTTCCGTTAGACGTCCTAGTGAGCCGTGACTGTCAGCCTGCATGCACAACACAAGAACCCTGGAAATGGTTTGTGCTTCTCCCGTCTAATCTCATCCAAACCTACATTAGTTTTATCAGAAAGCAAACGGAAGTCAAATCTGTTTCTTGTCATATAAAGTTGAGCACATATGAAAAGCATTTTCAGTGATCAAATCTTTTCCTCAGTTAAAGAAATCTCTCTctgcatatttttaaaaaacgtctAACGAATAaaggatgaaaagaaaggaaagagtaTTTACAAGAGCATTTAATTTAACTTTCTAAATGAACACACGATTCAGAGAATCACTTTCCAGGGACATTTCCTCTGACATGATTGTTTTTGAAGTGAGAAAATGAATCATCGCGCAGCAGAAAGAAGTCAATCACTAGACAATGACTGATATCGGAGTTCAGCTGTAattgtgtggtttgtgtggcaGTGTGGTTTATCTGTTGCAGACCTCAGCGTGACAACCGAGCACATCCCttcaaaacacaatgaaacatcTGCTTCCAATTTCTCTCTCAAATTGGATGTTGAATTTGCGGTTTACTATTTAAATGAGAGATCAGTGGATGGCAGCTTTCGCCCTCATTACCTCCTCGTTCAAACACAAGAGCAGGATTGTTCCATTATGTTTCAATTCAACAGAAACCAGTTAATGTGCTTGAGTCCTGGGCGCGGGGCGGATCAGCCCCGTGAGGCTGCACAGTTGATCTCAGTGGAGGTTTCCTGCGTGCGGCCGGCTCGTCATCCTCGTAGATCAGAGCTGTCTGAAGGTTGTTTGGTTCCTGGCAGTGTTCTGCGGTAGATTCCGGGCTGCTCTGTTGGAGTCGGCctgctgtactttgtgttgatgatgtcatgctGCTGAAGCCTGCCTCGCTCTCCCACTGCCAATTCAAAGCAGCTGTTCCCAGCTCGCCAATTAACACTGGAGCCTGTGCTTCGTCCAGTTTCTGTTGGCGGAGGAATTATGTAATGCAGCGTGCCGCAGAGTCGATGACATCTTGCTGCTTTCCATCACTCAGACTGATTTGTTCTCCCTTTTATTGTTGCTGTTCCCCTTTTCACATGTTTCACTCCTCCTCCGCCCTGTTCACCCCTTCACAGCTCTGCAGGTGCTGCTCGACCAATCCACCAAGGCCAACTCTCCGCTGAAGGGCCACGAGCGAACAGTGGAGTACCTCCAAAGACTGGGTACGGATCAACAGCCAACTCAGAGCTGTTTCAAAGTTGTCATCTCTACTACATGTTGTTGCAATAACTTTCTGGAAACTCTCAGAATACTTTCACTCAGATTGTGGGCGTtggatgaaatgtaaaatgttgcatctgttgcatgtcattctgcagcttttattattatctggCAATGACTAAAGTTTTTGACTTGCACTTAAGTCTGAGCATTTTCCTGAAATTGGAGAaatctggaggggctgtgtgtgagaactttTGTTTGAGTGAACCATGAGAAAAAACTTTCTTGGCCTGTTTCCTCTTGAGCTTCCTTGATGGAGTTaaacttatttatttactttcatcCTGCGACACAGGAGTCGAGAATCTGGGCTTCATCTTTGAGTTTTCTCCCTGGGTGCTGAAGATCTGTCCTGAGGACGGTCTGAAGGTGAGATGCAGAGAATTTACCCAcaacaaatgtttcatttgGGTGTTGAACGtggttttatcattattatgtatCCTATATCTATACGTAGAAATTTGCTCTTTACGTTTGTACTTGGTTAAACCCTAGATTTATTGTATTTCCACTTCCTGCTCTGATGTAGTTTTAaatcctctcttctcttcctgttcaGATTTTCACTGAGGACCTGACGGAGGTGGAGACTTTGCCCCGGGACAAGGTGCTTAACTTCCTGAAAGAGGGCTTCACGGAGCTCGCCATCCCATATCTTGAGCACATCATCTACGTGTGGGACGAGAAAGGCCCGGAGTTTCACAATGTGCTGATCCAGCTCTACCTGGAGAGGGTTCAAGTCCTCATGAAAGAGTACCTCAACTCACTGCCTGAAGGTACGAGCTAAAGACCCTGAGGTCACAGTATCTCTGGGCACTCTCAGGAATAATAATACTTTTACAGTACCTCATATAACCActtcaaaaactgaaaattattaaaataatgtttttggaCCCATTTGATACACAAACCTGAAAGAAAGATAACAAAGCTAGAAGATGGAGGAAATATAAATGAGAAGTGTTATTGTAGATCCAATGTCAACGTAACCCAGGAGCTCGCCACCACTTTTAACAAAATCGAATTAATGCCAAAAggaatttttcagttttctagTCATTTTCCCTGCGTATGGGTTCAGTTAACCACTTTGCTTCCCCCGTCCAAAGAGTTGTCTATTTAAATTACTTTGCAAATAAAGCCTGTCAGGACAGATTAAGAAgtccatccatctctgtctgtttgtgtcgtTTTAATGCTCATCCAGGGAGCGTGCTTTAAAACGGGCCTCTGGACCAGCACGGACACAGAGGTGCTCGTTAATCTGGACTCtgtctgcaaaacaaacagtaaaaacagttAATTAAACAGATCAATCCTGCAAGATATTGCTTCATGTTGCTTCATGTTGCTTAATGAAGCAAGTTGCAGGACACAGCCCGTGATCGGAAGATATTGTTCCTCTGAGATTTTTGTAACTCTCAACAATGAGATGAGTCTTAGTGTGTCTAGACATTGTGAATATTAAAACCTGTGTCAGCAGCAACTCCACAGATTATTTTCCAGTATAATCGCTCTATCACGTACACCATCgttttatatttttacctccaccaaggaggttatgtgttcacccccgtttgtttgattgtaagcatgattaagcaaaaactactggatgaaCCACCACAAAACCTGGGGGGAGGATGTGGAATAGGTTCGGGGAGGAACCGCttcaattttggtgctgatccaaaattgcttttctctttatttattattgtgattttcaacattttcgttgattcctcagataataattcagtgtgtggaatttggtgctgatccaaatttaaaaaatcaggatctagtggatttgaatgtggcttcatggggggggggggctgttgggTCTTGTCCACTCTACTGTGATCGCCGCTCAGTTTTATcttcattaatatattttatccAACATTTAGATTTAACCAAAAGCCACAACTGTGGTTTATAAGACAACAAGTTACAGTTTCAGTGGTTTGTATTTTACTTACAAAATCAAGTCATCTTACAACCAGGCCTTTTCTCCCAAACTTGGCAGATAAACAtcagctacaaaaaaaaaccttaaacaAAAACTTGTGTTTTAAATCCAGTGCTTGTTACTGATACTCTGTGTATCACTGAGATCTATTTAATGTGGGGAGTGTATTTCCTTCctgattaaatatttactgaGCCAATTTCTAGAATATTTGTTTACATCCACGTTTGCTCACTTGCAGTCGTCTTCTTGTTTTCAGTGTCTTTGgctttttgtctgtgtggattTAATCCTGCTACTATTCAGACTCGTGGCAAAATCATTGACTACTGAAAGAACTAGACAACCACATGCAGGATTTGGGGCTTTTCTTCTTCCTTAAGAGTGTGTTTCTGATGTTAATCAGTTAACTGAGCGATTGTTTCAGCTCCAGATGCTGAAATAAAGTCTTCTGTGCTGTTGTAGGGGTCCCAGCTGTTGCTGCAGGAAAGGAGAAGGGCAGCCTGGGGGAGTTCAGGATGAAGCTGCTGTCTTTCCTGGATATCTCTACCAGCTATGAACCAGCCAGACTCATCAGTGATTTTCCCTTTGATGGTGAGAACTCTCACTTAGATGACACATCAAATTCTGTTTGCTTGACGAATACAAACAAGGACGTTGGAGTTATTTCCTAAAGAAGTTGACTTTTGACTGTGAGATCCTGTTTCAGAAAAATGCGTAAAGATAATACGAATGGCATTTACTCTTTAGTTGTTAATATCAGGATTGATGGAACCGGCACCTAAGAAAGACAGTTTCCTATATTTCCCATTACCTCATGTACATATGTTCTCAGTTACAGAGGAAAGTTTTACTGCAGTTGTACGTGCTTTAAGCTGAAGGCTTTAACGTGAACCTCTTGACCTGGTTTTCCCTCTCGAAGGTCTGCTGGAGGAGCGCGCTCTGCTTCTGGGTCGGATGGGGAAACACGAGCAGGCGCTCTTCATCTATGTGCACATCCTGAAAGACACCCACATGGCTGAAGAGTGAGTCCTTCTGCAGGTCACACACCACATACTCCTGCAAAGCTGTGCGGGGAATCATCAGCGAATGTATGACTATGAAAGAGAACAAAACCGTAAGGTAGTGATTTAAAGTAAGTGGTAGAAACCATATTAAGTCACGAGCTTGTTCTTGACCTTCCAGGCAGATTAAGGATCTTTAAGTAACATGTgaccaaagctgctttcagaaatatACTGAAGTCAAGAGATCTTCAACAACAAATGACAGAGTCAGTTGATCACtaataaaatgtctgagtgagaacATGTGAAAATGCAGCAGGACATTGTCTGGAAGATTTGCAAcaagcgagcgagtgggcgtgttgatgaagtttctaacacGCAATTCAAACATCTCCTTTCTGCTTCCCTGTATCACGCGTTTCTTCGATTTTGGAAAACGCCCGCGTCCagtttttctaatattttccGTAGCTCCTGTCTGAAAACACGCTGAGACATCCTGGATTCCTCAGGAGCGTCGGTCAACATCAGGGAAATGAGCAGCTCCATcgtgtttttatatttgctgatGTGCTTCCTCTGTGTGCTCTGCAGATACTGTCACAGTCACTACAACAGTTCAGTGGAAGGAAATAAAGACGTAAGTGGCTCCTCGTCTAATTTTCcctttttgatttgttttgttctttctaCTTggatttcactgtttgttttgctctcttGGATTTGATCACATTTccgatgtgttttttttatgaccttttttcattttgcacacTCTGTTGCCCTCATCTAAGTGCCTGTGTTTCCTGGAAGTGCTACACAAATATAATGGATTATTTATGGCACATGCACATTGCtggtttgttttccatcaaACAACTATTACATCTGACATCGCCTGTTTATACTTTTTGTTTAGTGTTGCCTGACAAAtccaaaactgaaaatgaataatttagaAGCCTTGAATTGTTGGTGAATCAGAGGCACAAAGAAATAAGATCTGTGATTGAGGTTTGAATATTTGATTGTTGCTATTAAACCTGACTAGACTTTATAAACTCAGCATGTATAAGACATCCAGGcttatttccctttttaaatttcttcaaaataacattttgacTCCCTGTAAAATTACTAGTAAATCATTTATCTTGTCAAATATtccatcatattttattttactcccTGTTTTGAAACAATAATCTTTTTcttcaattaatttaattaCAAAATGTTATTGACTTTACTGCATTTCTGTCTGACATCATATTTCCCTACTTCCTGTGTTTCCATTAAACTGCGACACTCTCACCTGATTTTCTTACTGGTTTTCTTTACAAACCATTGTTCAGATCCTGACTCGCATGGACTCAGATCAGTATTAACAGTTGTATTTCCGCTCTGTAGGTTTATCTGTCTCTGCTGCGCATGTACCTGTCGCCCCCTGACGTCCACTGTCTGGGGCCCATCAAGATGGAGCTGTCAGGGCCTCAGGCCAATCTCCAGGCTGCCCTGGAGGTCCTGGAGCTGCACCACAGCAAACTCAACACCTCCAAGGTAAACAGCACCAGAGCGGCACTTTCACTGGTCTGGTCATAATGATCCTACTTTTATCTCAGTTTCTAAATCAAGTAAGTTGTaaacaaatcacaaacattTCCACTTTCAGGGGACTGACAAACTCTGACATGAATTTCCTGCATTTTAATTTCCTGCAACAAACTCCACTGGGTTCTTGAAATTGCTCATTAAACCAGAGagcaaaaagtatttttctaattCAGCCTAATGCCTTTTTATTACTGCTCAAATGTGATAATCGCTCCTAAGGACGTGGCAGTGAAAGTGTCTCGTCTGTTTAGCCTCGATTAAAATGGGATAAAATAACATGATTAATGACGACGCGCGCTCACACAAAATTAGTCGTCGGGCAGTTTGTGTGAAATTAAATCAGCAACCGagctgaagaggatttagtttgtttttcagagcgAGATCAGAAGGGTTTTGCACTGTTGGGTGAAATCAAGCTGCCGCGTTGGGACGGAAAAGATCCAGTGAACCAAAACCAGATTTCCACCAGGGGGCTGATCTCCCTCGAgaggcgtgtgcgtgtgcgtgtgcgtgtgcgtgtgtgtcgtAATGTGAACGTCTCTGAGGAAACTCctttcatgtgtctgtttggaatATCTGCGCCCACAACCAAGAATAGCAGTTAAttgaataaaagcttttttagcTCATGACCCATTTTTCTCGTCAGACATTTATATCACAATCGTCTCAATGCTGTCGAGCAAAGATTTCCCTCGAGGAGTTCTTTATAAAGTTGTTCACAGCGCACTTCCCCCGTCAGCAGATTGTATATTCTTACTCTTCCCAATCTtatcacagagacacagagacgtgGTCTTTGAAAACGTCTCTCCCCCGTGTCTCTGTTAATATTTTAATACTGAAGTTGAGCTGCTCCAGTTACATTCAGGTTGTAAAACGCTCCATAACAAACTGCTCTGTAAtgtatgtgtgattttttttttaaagaggttaTGAACGGCACCGCTGATCCGAGTCCAGCCACAGAAACGTCACATTAAGAGTCTCTCAGGCCGAACGCTGCAGGTTTATGAGCACGTGTAGATCCGCTGCTCTCCTCCATTctttcatcccccccccccggccttCCTCCCAGACGCTGCCTCGCCAGGAGACGATAAACGAGACGGGACATATCGTGTcagcattttcaaaacaaagagcGAACCAGATAGTCAATCAGCATCTGAAAAccccgcccccccccacacatttCAGACGTTGGCATTGGGGCGGCTGCGTCCGACAATCTCTCTTCACGCAATGATTGAaagctgtttgagttttttgAGTTGCTGATGTCATTAACAGGATTTCAGAAACGGCTTCTAATGTCAACACAGTACTTCTCTAAATAAGTGTGACTTCAGGGAGAGCATGTTTGAATATGTGCTGTTATCCACTTATTCAAACACTTCAGCGCTCTCTCCTGGAGTTTGACCTCCACCACCTTTCGAGTCCGACCGGAGCCATGTATCACACAGATTAGTATTCTGAGTACGGGTCTGCCTTAAGGACTTCTTCAGGTCTGAGGctgaaagtttattttttaaccttGACAAGAAGATGACGACACgagtcctttttaaaaaaaagtgaggaacatgtgagcgTTACGTTCTGAGCAGATACTGAGTTTAAGTTtgtcagcagctgttttcaaGGTCAAGATCTGCAGGctgttaaatattcatgtttgacCAACATTTACACACTTTTTACACCTGAAGGCAGCTGTTCAATCCTGCTCCCTGTGCCCGAAACCTCCTAATCTGACCCAAAGGGTTCCTTTACTAAGAGAGATCACTGGTCTTCACACGGGAAGAGCCACTGTGACTTATAAACTCCTAACGTCTGTTCACCAGTGTTTGAAAAGCTGACTGTTTGGTTTCCAGGCCATCAACCTGCTCCCGGCAAACACGCAGATCAGAGAGATCCGGGTTTTCCTGGAGAGCGTCCTGGAGGAGAGGGCTCAGAGGAAACGCTGCAACCAGGTGCTGAAGAGTCTCCTGCAGGCCGAGTTCCTCAGGGTGAGTCCAGACAGGAGTGTCAATAGGATTCAAATGTCAGGTGTTAACATCTCGTGATGTGACTGACGTTCGCGTGAAGGTGAAGAAAAcgtcttgttgtgtttgtgagattATTTCATCGCCTCTGTCCTCTTGATGAGAAAGGaatcttttatattttgattttaatctttaaatatattttaaaaatagtttggtttctctttctcttatttaatgatgaaaaaagTATCTTCGagttttcaaaaacaatatctGAATATGTCACCTTGAACTCAATCTTCTGACCAAAGCGATTTAATTGAAAAgattaaacacaacaacttttctttattaatttctGGTTGGTGTTGTTCGTCTGCTTCTGTCTCCAGGTGCAGGAGGAGCGAATCTTCCACCAGCAGGTTAAATGCGTCATCACGGAGGAGAAGACCTGCAGAGTTTGCAAAAAGAAAATAGGAAACAGGTAAAACTCGAACTCGGTGTCGGAGTCGAATTTGTCTCAAAATGttcttaatgtttttattcatatagtTTATTTTCTATCTTTGAATTTTGGTGATGTACTAACTTAGTACATCACCAAAATCCACCCTTTTTATTTCACTCCTCATATTTACAATAACAGGCCAAAGAAACTTTAAATCTTAAAGATGGAAAAAGTTAgattttatgtttatgttaatTTCACACCCTGTTCATTTCCACTTTC of the Hippoglossus stenolepis isolate QCI-W04-F060 chromosome 10, HSTE1.2, whole genome shotgun sequence genome contains:
- the vps39 gene encoding vam6/Vps39-like protein isoform X1 encodes the protein MHDAYEPVSILEKLPLQIDCLAAWEDCLLVGTKPGHLLLYRIKKDAGTNRFEVTLEKSNKNFSKKIQQLYVVAQYKILVSLLENNVHVHDLLTFQQITVVSKAKGATLFACDLQQTGPGEERLRMCVAVKKKLQLYYWKDREFHELQGDFAAPDIPKSMAWCENSICVGFKRDYYLIRMDGRGSIKELFPTGKQLEPLVAPLADGKVAVGQDDLTVVLNEEGVCTQKCALNWTDIPIAMEHQPPYIIAVLPRYVEIRTFEPRLLVQSVELQRPRFITSAGQNIVYVASNHFVWRLVPVSIASQIRQLLQDKQFELALQLAKMKDDSDGDKKQQIHHIQNLYAFNLFCQKRFDDSMQVFAKLGTDPTHVIGLYPDLLPADYRKQLHYPNPLPTLSGAELEKAHLALIDYLTQKRSHLVKQLNDSSPSTTSPLMEGTPTIKSRKKLLQIIDTTLLKCYLHTNVALVSPLLRLENNHCHIEESEYVLKKAHKYSELIILYEKKGLHQKALQVLLDQSTKANSPLKGHERTVEYLQRLGVENLGFIFEFSPWVLKICPEDGLKIFTEDLTEVETLPRDKVLNFLKEGFTELAIPYLEHIIYVWDEKGPEFHNVLIQLYLERVQVLMKEYLNSLPEGVPAVAAGKEKGSLGEFRMKLLSFLDISTSYEPARLISDFPFDGLLEERALLLGRMGKHEQALFIYVHILKDTHMAEEYCHSHYNSSVEGNKDVYLSLLRMYLSPPDVHCLGPIKMELSGPQANLQAALEVLELHHSKLNTSKAINLLPANTQIREIRVFLESVLEERAQRKRCNQVLKSLLQAEFLRVQEERIFHQQVKCVITEEKTCRVCKKKIGNSAFARYPNGVVVHYFCCKDRTVCPTEQ
- the vps39 gene encoding vam6/Vps39-like protein isoform X2; this encodes MHDAYEPVSILEKLPLQIDCLAAWEDCLLVGTKPGHLLLYRIKKDAGTNRFEVTLEKSNKNFSKKIQQLYVVAQYKILVSLLENNVHVHDLLTFQQITVVSKAKGATLFACDLQQTGPGEERLRMCVAVKKKLQLYYWKDREFHELQGDFAAPDIPKSMAWCENSICVGFKRDYYLIRMDGRGSIKELFPTGKQLEPLVAPLADGKVAVGQDDLTVVLNEEGVCTQKCALNWTDIPIAMEHQPPYIIAVLPRYVEIRTFEPRLLVQSVELQRPRFITSAGQNIVYVASNHFVWRLVPVSIASQIRQLLQDKQFELALQLAMKDDSDGDKKQQIHHIQNLYAFNLFCQKRFDDSMQVFAKLGTDPTHVIGLYPDLLPADYRKQLHYPNPLPTLSGAELEKAHLALIDYLTQKRSHLVKQLNDSSPSTTSPLMEGTPTIKSRKKLLQIIDTTLLKCYLHTNVALVSPLLRLENNHCHIEESEYVLKKAHKYSELIILYEKKGLHQKALQVLLDQSTKANSPLKGHERTVEYLQRLGVENLGFIFEFSPWVLKICPEDGLKIFTEDLTEVETLPRDKVLNFLKEGFTELAIPYLEHIIYVWDEKGPEFHNVLIQLYLERVQVLMKEYLNSLPEGVPAVAAGKEKGSLGEFRMKLLSFLDISTSYEPARLISDFPFDGLLEERALLLGRMGKHEQALFIYVHILKDTHMAEEYCHSHYNSSVEGNKDVYLSLLRMYLSPPDVHCLGPIKMELSGPQANLQAALEVLELHHSKLNTSKAINLLPANTQIREIRVFLESVLEERAQRKRCNQVLKSLLQAEFLRVQEERIFHQQVKCVITEEKTCRVCKKKIGNSAFARYPNGVVVHYFCCKDRTVCPTEQ